The genomic region TTCCCTTCGTCAGTTGAAGATAGTAGGCGTTTACGGCTACGTTCAATTTGGTTTGCGGGCATTTTTTTACTGCGTTTTGTAAAAAAATCGTTCCATGTTTTTAGGGAATTATTCAAAGCCTTGGACATTTCGATATAAGTAGAGTCATCTTTAAGTGTATTGACTACGTTGGATTTATAAGTGTCGTATGCTTTTTGGGCTAGTCCTAGTTGAGTTTTTATTTGAGCAAAAGCGGGGGTGTCTAATTCTGGGTTGATGGTTAAAAAAAGTTTATCGCCCCATACCGCAATGCCACTTTGCCCGCCTTCAGGAAGTTCCGTACGCCATTTTATGTTTTTACCTGTGCGCACAGACCATTCAGTGGGCACATCTTGGTCTGTAGTCACTTGCCAATTTCCTTGAGGGCCGCCAGACATGGGCCAGCTTTGTTCGAATTTATCATTTGCGCTTAAAAATAGCATCGATAAAGTACTAAATAATGTTAACTTTTTGATGAAGTGTTTGCCCATGTTCAGCCTGCCTTTGATTAGATTAAGGTTTGTTCTTATCTAACAGTACCTATCAGAAAGCTACAAGTTTACACTTTAAGTAGATGAAAACAGATTTTTATCTACTTTGTATAATATTCGACTATTGAAGAGCTGAACTCTGTACTTGGAAGGCATGGGGGGTTATGAAGCAGGGTATCCATCTAATGTTTCTAATAGGAGCTGATGAATCCTGGATCGACTTTTACGTAAGTGAATGAAGTTAATGGGGATATCCTCGGCAGTCAATATTTGTTCGAGTTGCTTGAGGACTATTTTTTTGAGGTCAGGTTGTAAGCCTTTAAAAGCTTGTGAATAGATGAGCCAAGAACAAGGGAGCTCTGATATGCGTTCTTTGAAGCTCAGTTTATACAAGCTATCGCCATTTTTTCCAGATATTTTATCCTTTGCAAATTCTTCCTTAAAGTTGGCATTGCCTTCAATGGCTCGCAGGGGGATTTCATCAGTAAATAACATGTATTCCAAGATTTGATCACTCGCATTATGGAGGATTTTCTCAGTGAGTGGACGACGGCCACTTTCTCCAAGCGCACGATTGATCGACTTTTCTGCTTCAATCATTTTGATGGCTTGGAAATTCCGCTGGGTGAAAATATTATGCATTTGAACTTGATGCTCAAGGACCATGAGGGCTTCTATATCACTACTCTGCGCCAAATATTTATCCGGATTGAAAAATTTATTGAGGTCATGAGTTGTTAGGGCTTTATGTGGTTGAGCAATTCGTTTAGAATCTTTTGTATAAATGGTGTTGCCGCGATGTATTTCGGTTTTTTTACCCGTGACATACCATCCTCCCCAGCGCGAGCCGATGTCAGAACTGTGGTCAATTGTATCAGAACCTAATCGACTGATCGGCTCACCACTTTCGTCGGGAAAGACTGAGCGAATAAAAAAACCTGGCTCATTTAAAGTTCTACTTGATACATGGCAGGAGAGGCAAGAGTCGTCGCGTTTAAATTGTATGGTCTCATTTTGTTTTTGTTCTAGAGTATAGAACACCGCTCCTAATTCTGGATCTGAAATCGCAATCTCTAAAAGTTTAGTGCCAGGTACCCAGCCCACGTAGATTTCATCATTAAAGTAGAGTGCCCGCGGATTGCTCGGATAAATTTGTTTACGATGAAAGCTCGTTTTAGAGAAAATGAGAGTTTGTGAATTAATAGGTATATCTAATTCTTTAAGTAGGGCATCTAAAAAGCCTCGTCGTGAGTGGAAATCAAGCTTAACTTTTTTTTCTAGAAGCGCTTTGTTAAGTGTTTCAATATCATTGTTCGCCTGACGGTTTTCATAATTAATGAGTGCCGTTTCATAGAGGTCGTTGGCCCTTGAAGAATTTGGGCTCACAAGTGAAAAAGCTAAAAGAGTGAAGCTAAAAAGCTTGATTGCGGAGAATGGAGATGAGATGATAAGTTTCATATAATTCACTATACTTGATTATTATAGTCAACTTTAACTTCGCTAGTACATAAATCAAGTGATTTATTTAAGTATCAGTGTTTTTTCAAAGGTAGGTAGCTTCATTTTTAGTTGATTTCGTACAGCATCTCGAGTTTTGATAGGCAGCTCAGTAAGTTTAGCAGATGCTTGAGAAATAATAGTTTTTAGAACGGGGAAACGATTCCCTCCACTTGCCGCGACTCGACTATTAATACATAGACTTAGTTTGTCTTTATGTAGATCTTTAGTTTTTAGAATGATGGTATCGTTCTTCTGGTCATAAGTGAAGTTGATGGGTGCGTTAAAGCTGTATGATTTATAGTAGGACATTTGTTCCTGCATGATTTGTAGTAATTCAGAAGGGCTGACTTTTACGGTAAATAAATCATTTTCATATGGAATGATATCAAAGAGTTCACGCTCGCCTATGGGTCCTTGCTTGAGGCTTTTGCTACTTAAACGTCCGTGTATGGCAATATCTGCATCACTAGCATTAATGACGGCATGGCCAATGAGATGAGTGATTTCACAATTAAGGCCAATTTTCGCAGCCCGCAGGTCTTTCGAAAGGGTAGTTATAGGTTTAGCCAAATGTTGTTTGAGATCTTGATGAATATTCTTCATCAGTTCTTGTGCTTTTGCGTCAATGGGAGTGTTATGATCAATTTTTATGAGTTCTGAACTGATTTTTAAGGGATTCTTTTTTGAGAAATTCACAATGATCTTGGCTAGGTGTTCAGTGTGAGCCCCCGCTTGAGTATAAAAAACGCCACTCCTGCTGAGGTAAGCAGCGTGTTCTCGGTGGGTGTGACCTCCGAGGATTAAATTAATTTCGGGGTACAATTTAGCGATGTCAAGAACTTCATTAACTTTGCGATCATCGCGAAAAGCGATCCCCTGATGAAGAGCTAAAATGATTAAGTCGGCCTTTTCTTTGATGATATTTGGCATGATCTGAGCGAGGGCTTCTTTTGCACTCCAAACGCGGCAGTTTGAGAATTGTGATCCAGTTGACCAGTATTCTAAAAAAGAAGCTTGCATGCCAATGACAATGATTTTTTTATTGGCGCGCTTATACGTTAGGTATGGTTTGAAGTGAAAGGCCTTTTTGGGGATGAACTCAAAATTTGCACTGAGTACGGGGATAGTGCTTTGCTTGCAGAGTTCAAGAAATCGAGCTGAGCCAAAATCGAGTTCATGGTTGCCAGGAATCCAGGCATCGTAGTCTTGGTAATTGAGCATCTTTATAGCAGCGGCGCCTCGAGTTAATGAAGCGGATAAACTGCCTTGGATAGTGTCGCCACAATCAATTAATAAAGTATTGCTCCTTCCCTGTTGAGTTCTTAGTTCATTGATTTTTGAAGACATCCTAAGCCAGTTTGCCTTATGATTAGAATCTTCGGCAAAAACATTACTATGGATATCAGTACTTTGTAAGATGAGCAAGCTTTGTTCAGCATGGCAAAAAAGACTGAGGAAAATCATTATGAAAGCACTATGTATGTATGGCATAAGCTCGTTTTCCCCTTAATTTAGTAGAATCTACAATCGCAAGGATAGAAAACCAAATGACGGGCAATAAGATGAATGAAATGATGATCATTGGTTTAGGGGAACGGGCCGGTGATTTAATTAGTGACCTACCAAAGATGAATAATTTTGCAAAGCTTATTGCTCTTCGTGAACAGAAACGTTATTCGCGCGAGAGTCAGATTAAGACAATTAATTTAAAAGAGCGTATGCCGTGGCGCGAACTATGGATCCCAGAAGGTGGCATTGTCGTCCTCTCGGATTTAGACAATTTGGAACGAGGCGAAGATTTACTGAAGTTAAGTAAAAAATTGAATCATAAGAAAGTGATTTATCTACTCATTCGTCCTCACCGTTTAGAGGGGGACCTGAAGCTAAATCGAGCGAACAAAATCATTGAAAAGCTCGTAGAAAATAAATCGGCGGTACTCTGTCTGGATGATGAAGTCTTAATTTCAGATATGAGTTCTAGTCTCGATGAAGCGTTTACAAAGATGAAATCATTGATTGCTCAGAGTGTCGGCTTTTTTGTTGATATGTTGCGAGAAATGGGACCGGTAAAAATCAATTTAAATGATTTGCGTTATTTACTAAAAGATGATTATGGCGTTGTTAACTTTGCTCATGGTAAGGGCCGTAGGATCAATGATTCGGTAGAGGATTTATGGAGTTCAAAGCTCTTGGGGAAATCAAGAGACTTAGCAGATGTTGGCTTGCTCTATATGAGAATGGGTTCTGCTCATGGTGATCTAAACGTATTGCATGATTTGGGCACTACAGTGGAATTAGCATGTCCTGAAAATTGTCAGTTTTTACGAGCTTATGGCGAAGGATTCAGTGAACCTGAAGATATTGAATTGTGGGTGGCTTTGATACGGATAAATAAACTTGAGGCAACAAGGCCAAAGCCATCGAGAGCGCCTCGTGAGACCATGAAAAAATTGAGCTATGATGAAGATTTAATGCACATGTTTCTGAGGCATGAAAATACCGCAGGTCTGATGACGAAGCTCAAAGTCCCTACTTATAAGCGTCTAGGGATAAAGGTAGAGAAGTGAAAATATTTTTATTAGTATCAGTCATATTTTTCTGTAGTTGTGAAGCAGAAATAAAATCACGAATTAATGGGGAGCGCTGTATTGCCTTGGTCCAAAAACAAATTGATTTTGGACCACGTCTATTGAATTCACCTGCAGCCAAGCAGACGGCTGAATGGATTGCCGCAGAAGCGAAAAAACACGGTTGGAGTGTCGTTATAGACGAATGGACTGAAAAGCACCGAGGTAAAGTGAATACCTATCGCAATGTAATATGTACCTTAGCAGGAGAGAGTGATGATTTTATTCTCTTGGGTTCACACTATGACACAAAAACAATTTCAGGGAAGCCTAATTTTGTAAGTGCAAATGATGGTGGTTCAAGTACGGCTCTGTTATTGGAATTGATGTCACATATTCCTAAAAATAAAATAGCCGTTCGAGCCGTTTTTTTTGATGGAGAAGAATGTGAAGTTAATTATTCGAATAATGATGGTTTACATGGAAGCCGGCGCTACGCCACTCAGCTAGTTTTAGCTAATACGGTAAAACAGTGTAAAGCGATGATTCTTCTCGATATGATAGGAGATAAAGATTTACACATTGCGATTCCCGCAAATGGTGACAAACCCTTGAAAGATTTACTTATGAAAGTGGCCAAGAAAAATGATTGGGGGCAGTATTTTTCTAAGGGAACTAATTCGGTTTTGGATGATCACGTACCGTTCGTAGAATTGGGCGTGCCTGCGATTGATCTAATCGACTTTAGTTATGGTCCAGGGAACTCTTATTGGCATACAGAAAAAGATACGATTGATAAATTATCGCCTAAGAGTTTTCAAATTGTGGGTGAGCTAACTTTACAAGTGCTGGAAAAATTACGTCCATAAGCTTGTCGTATCTTTTAATTCTCGATTAAAATTCGTCGAGGATGGTCTTAAAAACTAGCTCTCTTTCTTCAGAGTTTTGGTAAGTAAAGACTTCGGCACCAGGATGTTGGTTGCGAAACCAAGTGCGCTGGCGTTTGGCGTATTGACAGGTTTTAATGATGAGTCGTTCTTGAAGTTCATTTCTGTCTAAAGCACCTAGAAGAAACTGTTGAATCTCTTTGTAGCCGAGTGCTTGGCAAGCCGTTGGGCTTTCTAGTAGTCCTTGTTGGATGAGTTCTTGAGCCTCTTCTATCCATCCTTCACTTAACATTTTAATGCAGCGTTTAGCAATGAGTTCACGGCTTAATTCAGCTGCAGGCATGAGGATGATCTGGCGACAATCAAAGCGAGGCTCTTGTGCAAAGCTTCTTTCCGGTAAAGGGCCATTTAATAGTTTCGCAGCTTCATAGGCGCGCAACATACGGCGATCGTTATCTTTGAGTTTTTCAGCACTCAGCGGATCAATTTTTGCGAGTTCAGCAAAAATGTGGGTAGATCCTTCTTGTTCATAGCGCTCACGAATTTCCTGTGCCAAAGTTTTATCGCTGGGCAGGGTGTCGGCGCCATAGAGAAACATTTTTGCATAGAGTCCGGTGCCGCCTGCCATGATCAGTGCTTGTTCATTTTTTTGATGCTCAAGTCTGATTTCCTCGGCTTGTTCGTAAAAGGCGGCAGCAGTCCATGATTGATTAATATCTAACTCATCAACCATGTGATGCTTAATTTGTTTTAATTCGTCGATGCTTGGTTTAGCACTGCCAATGTCAAGTTTGCGGTAATTCTGCATTGAATCACAAGAAATGATGGGGCACTGGAGTTTTTTTGCTAAAGCAAAGGCCAAGGAGCTCTTGCCACTAGCAGTAGGACCAAGGATACTAATCAGCTTTTTGTTCATCGGTCTTAGTTTTGGGGGCTCTTAGAGAGGCAATGATATAAATGAAAACGGATACACAGATTGCGCTATCCGCAATATTAAAAGCAGGAAAGCGATACCAACCTTCTTTTATTACATAGGGTATAAAGACTTCAATCATATCGACTACGCCTGCAGGACGAAAGGCGCGATCAATACCATTTCCCATAATTCCGCCGAGCATCATTGAGATGGCTAGGAAGTTTATTTTGCGCTTTTCGCAAAGTTTAGGGAATTCAAAAAGGATGACAAAGAAAGCGACAAAAGAGACAATGGCGAGGATATTGGTATGTGAACTACCTATGCCCCATGCAGCACCTTTGTTTCT from Lentisphaera profundi harbors:
- the miaA gene encoding tRNA (adenosine(37)-N6)-dimethylallyltransferase MiaA, with the translated sequence MNKKLISILGPTASGKSSLAFALAKKLQCPIISCDSMQNYRKLDIGSAKPSIDELKQIKHHMVDELDINQSWTAAAFYEQAEEIRLEHQKNEQALIMAGGTGLYAKMFLYGADTLPSDKTLAQEIRERYEQEGSTHIFAELAKIDPLSAEKLKDNDRRMLRAYEAAKLLNGPLPERSFAQEPRFDCRQIILMPAAELSRELIAKRCIKMLSEGWIEEAQELIQQGLLESPTACQALGYKEIQQFLLGALDRNELQERLIIKTCQYAKRQRTWFRNQHPGAEVFTYQNSEERELVFKTILDEF
- a CDS encoding bifunctional metallophosphatase/5'-nucleotidase, with the protein product MPYIHSAFIMIFLSLFCHAEQSLLILQSTDIHSNVFAEDSNHKANWLRMSSKINELRTQQGRSNTLLIDCGDTIQGSLSASLTRGAAAIKMLNYQDYDAWIPGNHELDFGSARFLELCKQSTIPVLSANFEFIPKKAFHFKPYLTYKRANKKIIVIGMQASFLEYWSTGSQFSNCRVWSAKEALAQIMPNIIKEKADLIILALHQGIAFRDDRKVNEVLDIAKLYPEINLILGGHTHREHAAYLSRSGVFYTQAGAHTEHLAKIIVNFSKKNPLKISSELIKIDHNTPIDAKAQELMKNIHQDLKQHLAKPITTLSKDLRAAKIGLNCEITHLIGHAVINASDADIAIHGRLSSKSLKQGPIGERELFDIIPYENDLFTVKVSPSELLQIMQEQMSYYKSYSFNAPINFTYDQKNDTIILKTKDLHKDKLSLCINSRVAASGGNRFPVLKTIISQASAKLTELPIKTRDAVRNQLKMKLPTFEKTLILK
- a CDS encoding M28 family metallopeptidase, which produces MKIFLLVSVIFFCSCEAEIKSRINGERCIALVQKQIDFGPRLLNSPAAKQTAEWIAAEAKKHGWSVVIDEWTEKHRGKVNTYRNVICTLAGESDDFILLGSHYDTKTISGKPNFVSANDGGSSTALLLELMSHIPKNKIAVRAVFFDGEECEVNYSNNDGLHGSRRYATQLVLANTVKQCKAMILLDMIGDKDLHIAIPANGDKPLKDLLMKVAKKNDWGQYFSKGTNSVLDDHVPFVELGVPAIDLIDFSYGPGNSYWHTEKDTIDKLSPKSFQIVGELTLQVLEKLRP
- the lspA gene encoding signal peptidase II, with the translated sequence MNLKVSLTLPIIQLARISLSRDTTLNKLKKIFFDRFKDLKVDFIGWPSLLCVTLIALDQITKVMTIQATPYSPRLIKEIIPGFFNLVHYRNKGAAWGIGSSHTNILAIVSFVAFFVILFEFPKLCEKRKINFLAISMMLGGIMGNGIDRAFRPAGVVDMIEVFIPYVIKEGWYRFPAFNIADSAICVSVFIYIIASLRAPKTKTDEQKAD